The genomic interval GATCGAATCTTTTTACAACGCAAAAACCAGGAAATATCGATTATTGCAACTGCCAAATCGAGTTGAAGAATTGCCGCTTCCCAAAGTAGAAATCGTTGACATGAAAGAGGAATTGCATAAAAACCGGGGCAAATCCGCCTTGGTGTTTTCGGAAAGACTTCTCTTAAAAATTGAAGAGAAAATCGAGTTGGGCGAGCAAATTATTTTGTTGCAAAATCGCCGGGGTTTTTCAACATTCATTTTATGCAGGGATTGCGGCCACGTGGAAAATTGTAAAAACTGCAATATCACGTTAACCTATCATTTGCGCCAGCATCTTTTGTTGTGCCATTATTGTGATTATCAGAAACAAGCGCCGAAGATTTGTCCGCAATGCCAAGGCCTTGAAATGGCTTATCGCGGTGCCGGCACACAACGCGTGGAAGAGGAATTAAAGCAATACTTTCCCAAGATTAGAGTTATCCGCATGGATATGGATACCACATCCCGAAAAGGGTCGCATCATCGTATCATACAGGATTTCCGCAACGGGAAATATGATGTTTTACTCGGAACTCAAATGGTAGCAAAAGGATTGGATTTTCCAAAAGTAACCCTGGTGGGTGTGATTTCGGCAGACACGACACTTATGCTTCCTGATTTTCGTTCTTCCGAGCGCGCTTTTCAACTCTTCACACAGGTTGCCGGGCGTTCCGGACGAAAAGGCAAGCAAGGCGAAGTGATAATTCAAACTTACGATCCTCGCAACCACAGTATCATTTTTGCACAAAAACATGATTATCTCCGTTTTTTCGCTAAAGAAATTCGAGAGCGGCAGGAGTTGTATTATCCGCCTTACTCCCGACTCATTTCGATTGAGTTTCGCGGGAAAAAAGAACATCAAGTCGATCAAGTAGCAAATGAATTTGCCAAATCGATCCCACCTGCAAAGTTTTTTCGTTTGCTCGGACCTGCGCCTGCGCCATTATCGAAATTAAAAAACGAGTTTCGCTACCAGGTTTTATTAAAATATGATAAAGAGCAAGATCCCAATGGCAGCCGGATACGGCAACAAATTCTACCAACCATGAAAAAATTCAGTCAGGGTAACCGGCAATCTGTAAAAATAGCCCTTGATATTGATCCGGTTGATTTATTTTAAGCAAATCTGACTATTTATAAATATGGATAAAATACAGGGGCATTTTTTACCGCAAACACAAGGTTTATAATTCAATAATGTTTATAAATTGATCAGCTTAATTATAATTACAAATTTGATCATATGCATTTTAAACACTTGACCCTGTCCAATATTTTTTTTACATTAGGGCGGTTGAATAGAATTTTATCCTCAAAAATTAAGTGGTAGTACCTGAATTTTCCATTATGAGAATTGCGATTATTTCAGACATTCACGGCAATTATTCAGCGTTAGAACAAGTAATATCTGACATCGATCAACAAAATATAGATGAAATCTTTTGCCTGGGTGATATTGTTGGTTATGGTCCATCGCCAAATGAGTGTGTTGCCCAGGTAAATGAAAGAGCAAGCGTTTCGTTACTTGGAAACCACGATGCAGCTGCCATAGGCCTCGACAACATCGAGACATTTAATACATACGCCAAAGAAGCTATTTTATGGACTCGGAAAGAGCTTTCATACAATTCAAAAAACTATTTGTCCAACCTGAAAATGTCGCATCACGCGGAGAATCTTACTTATGTTCATGGCTCACCATTAAAGCCGGAAGAATGGACTTATATCGCAACGATTTATGTTGCCATGGAGCAATTCTCTCACTTCCCGGGACAGGTCTGTTTTATCGGCCATACTCATGTTGCGATAATCTTCGCGCAAAACCAGTTTTCAAATTTACGTATTCGAAATGAAGGTTTGTCTTTTGAAGATAAGGAGCGCTACATTATTAATGTCGGCGCTGTAGGACAACCCAGGGATTACGACCCAAAGGCTTCTTATGGAATTCTGGATACTGAGAAAAATCATTTTGAATATCGGCGTATTCAATATGATATTCAAAAAACTCAAAAGTTAATGGAAAACGCAGGTTTACCGAGGTATTTAATCGACCGTCTGGCTGACGGAAGATGAATCGTTGAATTGCTGTTGCAACTCATTAATTTGCAAGAGACTCTCTTTATATTGATTCTCATAAGTTTTAATCATATTATTTATCTGATTTTTCGATTATGTTTATCGTAATGCTGACAGAAAAAGTAATTTTATCTAAACCATCAGATTGTTTTGGGAGGAATTGATATGCCGGACAATTCCAATACTGCAAGCCAAGAAACAAAAAAAGTTCTACTTTCGGAAGATCAATATCGTCAAATAGCAACTGAACTTGATATTCTTCGAGCGAAACTCAAAGCCCAGTTAATTTTATTTGGTGACCTTAATGGTCAGTTGATTTGTCAAAAGGGAGAAATTCCAGGGGCGGATACAACTATTTTAACCGCATTGCTTGCCGGAGATTTCTCGGCAACCACGGAAATTGCGAAAATGCTTGGCCACAACAATCATTTTCGACTTCATTATCATGAAGGGTCGCGGCGCCATCTGTATGTTTCCAGTTTAAGTGACCAATTCTTTCTGGCCGTCACATTCGATGCAACTGTTACACTGGGAATGGTCCGTATTTTTACCAGAAGAACAATCGATAAAGTTAGCCGAATCATTGAGACCAATTTTGAAGAAATGGTTAAAATCAGCAATATCATTAATTCCGAATTTAAATCTTACGTAACGGAAGGACTGGATAAAATTCTCGGTTAATCATTTCTATGTTTATTAATTGGGCCCTTCAAGAAATATCCCTGAAAATTGTTTATTACGGCCCGGGTTTAAGTGGCAAAACAACGAACCTGCAACAAATTTATGATAAAATTAATCCAGCCCACAGGGGTGAAATGGTAAGCCTGAAAACGATGGAAGAACGTACGATATTTTTTGATTTTATGCAATTTGAACTGCCACCTATTCATGGGAAAAAACCTAAATTCAGTTTATACACGGTACCCGGTCAGTACTATTATGCAGCAAGTAGAAGAATAATCTTAAACGGAACGGATGGTGTGGTATTCGTAGCTGATTCCCAGGAGAACCGGCTGAATGATAATTTAGATTCTATCCTGGATCTGGAACAGAACCTGATCCGTAACAATCGCTCTTTGGAGGAAATACCCTGGGTTCTTCAATACAATAAACAGGATTTGCATAATAACCTTTCAATTGAAATACTACAAAAAAAACTGAATTACAATAATGTTCCCTATTTTTCAGGAGTGGCCACAAAAGGAATAGGCGTGAGTGATACATTAAAAACAATTATCAATAATGTAATTGAGGATATAGAGAGGAGATGGCATGCTTAAAATCGCCAATCAAGAAACAGAAAACAATCTTTCCTCTCAGGAAATAGTCCCCCAAAGACAGATCGAGATAGAATTAGCGAAAGTTGTAAATCTTGGTAACCTTGAGTGTGTCTATTTGTTTTCCGAAGATGGGCTTTTAATCGCCGGCATTCAAGGGCGTAGTGATTTTACCCAGGATAGTGCCTCGGAAATGGTTTACTCCGTTCATGATGGGTTTGAATATTTCGATAATACAACAGGATTTAATGGCGCCATCGAAATCCTATTGCTTGGGCGGTCTCGACGGAGAGTTTCCATTCGAAGTTTCAAAGCGTTTGGACAAAATGTTAAAATGGTTCTGGTGATTCCGAAGGGAAAGACATATCGATTTCTAACTAACCGGCTCATCAGAATCATAAGAGAAATAAGCAAAGCATCGTTAAATTAAATATTTTGCGACCTGGTAAATGAAATCAAATGTATTGGTAGGTTTAACTGTTGATAATTTTAAAGGGGTGAAAGGATCTTTTTTACTAAATCTTATTCGAAGAGTGGGCGTTGAGTTTGCTGAAGTAACGTCGACGATATTTGAAGATATCGATCAAGTGATCTCAAATATGGATGGCTTAAAACTTGGCT from candidate division KSB1 bacterium carries:
- a CDS encoding metallophosphoesterase family protein is translated as MRIAIISDIHGNYSALEQVISDIDQQNIDEIFCLGDIVGYGPSPNECVAQVNERASVSLLGNHDAAAIGLDNIETFNTYAKEAILWTRKELSYNSKNYLSNLKMSHHAENLTYVHGSPLKPEEWTYIATIYVAMEQFSHFPGQVCFIGHTHVAIIFAQNQFSNLRIRNEGLSFEDKERYIINVGAVGQPRDYDPKASYGILDTEKNHFEYRRIQYDIQKTQKLMENAGLPRYLIDRLADGR
- a CDS encoding roadblock/LC7 domain-containing protein — its product is MPDNSNTASQETKKVLLSEDQYRQIATELDILRAKLKAQLILFGDLNGQLICQKGEIPGADTTILTALLAGDFSATTEIAKMLGHNNHFRLHYHEGSRRHLYVSSLSDQFFLAVTFDATVTLGMVRIFTRRTIDKVSRIIETNFEEMVKISNIINSEFKSYVTEGLDKILG
- a CDS encoding GTPase domain-containing protein, whose product is MFINWALQEISLKIVYYGPGLSGKTTNLQQIYDKINPAHRGEMVSLKTMEERTIFFDFMQFELPPIHGKKPKFSLYTVPGQYYYAASRRIILNGTDGVVFVADSQENRLNDNLDSILDLEQNLIRNNRSLEEIPWVLQYNKQDLHNNLSIEILQKKLNYNNVPYFSGVATKGIGVSDTLKTIINNVIEDIERRWHA